A stretch of DNA from Clostridium sp. JN-9:
AGCAGATAACAAATTATTTAATCTTTGTTCTTTAATCTTTAGTTTTATGGGTTTCTTATGAGATTTAAATTTTTTTCTATTTTATTTTTTTCACTGTTTTCTATAAACTTTTTATATTCAGAGGTGCTCATATTTAGTATGGGTCTGTATGTATTCATAAGCTTGTTAAAATAGCCTATTATATAATCAAGTTTATATAATGGTTCTGAAATATTTTTATTTAAAAGCACTGAAAGGCTCTTCTTCTTTTTGTTAAGGTGTTTTTTTAATTCGCCATAGTAATTCTCACCTGTGCTGATTGCTTTTACATTTTGAAAATTGGTGTCAAGCACTTCCATGTAAATTGGATATAATTCTTTAAATAAATCATCGCTGAATTCTCCGTGCTGTTTTTCAAAATCATCAACCTTGTTTTTTAAGCTGATGAGCTTATTATTATTTCTTTCTCTTAGTTCAGGTATATTCTTCATTATTAATCTTACATTTTCAACATACTGTACTTTGTCCTTTACTAAACTATTCAGACCTTTGTCAGCTATGTTAAAATCCCTTTTTTCTCTTTCAATTATGCCATTATCTCTTATAGCCCTGAATATGCTCTGTTTCTTATCCACTGGGAAAAAAATATTAAAGTAATAAGCAAGCTGCCCTATGTCTTTTTGAATACTTTTATCTGTAACTACTCCTCCCTCATCTGTGATGTATAGTAATGCCTGGGCTTGTTTTTTTACACCGCCAATTGTTTTTTTATTTATCATTACTTCTCTGTATCTTTTTCCTTTTATCTTAATTGCCTCAGATACCAGAGGAACTTCCCCTTTTTTTATATATGGAGCCAGCTTTCCCATAATTTCATTAGATGCTAAAGTATAATCAAACAATGCATAACACCTCGATTATAAATAAATTAAAATTCTAGTACAATAATATTATTATACTAGAATTTTAATTATTTTGCACATTTATATAGATTTATGCTTCCATGCCTTTTACTAATGCCTTTTTGTTTAATTCAATAGCCTTTGCAGGTACTGTCTGCTCTATTATTTTATTCCAGTTTATACTGCTAAGCCCAAGAACTTTTATGAGAGCACCTAAGAGTACAACATTTTGTGCTTTAATATTACCAAGCTTTTTTGCCTCTTCAGCTGCATCTATTATTACAGTATTGCTTACAGTAGCTTTAAGTTTTGCATTTACATCTTCTGGATACTTTTCTGCTCCTATTAGAACTGGAACAGGATATATTTCATAATCATTTATTACTAAATAACCATCCTTTTTTAAATATGGAAGCCATCTGGCAGCTTCACTTTTTTCAAAAGCCACAATTACATCTGCTGTTCCCTTTTCTATGAGAGGTGAATATACCTTCTGTCCAAATCGAACCTGTGTTGATACGCTGCCTCCCCTTTGAGCCATTCCATGAATTTCTGACATTTTAACATCATAGCCGTTATTTAATAATCCCAGTGTAAGTATCTTTGATGCTAATATGGTCCCCTGTCCTCCAACGCCTACAAAAAGTACACTTTTAACCTTATCCATATTATTCACCCACCTTCTCTATAGCATTGAATCTGCAGACCTGCTTACATAATTCGCATCCATTGCACATGTTTTCATCTATACTTACAATGCCGTTTTTATATTGTAATGCCGGGCATCCTGTTTTCAGGCATGCCTTACACTTTTTACAAAGCTCAGGATCTATCTTACACTTTAGGCCTGCCCTTTGCTTTAATACGTCCTTTTTAAGAGCACAGGCCCTCTTTACTATTAATACAAAAGGATCAGTACTTTCATAGGCCTCTTTAACAGCCTCCTCAGTTTCAGATAGATTGTATGGATCTACAACTCTAATATTTTCTTCTTTAATTCCAAGTGCCAGGACAACCTTTTCTATATCTATAATTACAGTAGGTTTTCCCTGCAGTGTTCTGCCTGTTCCTGGGTTTTCCTGATGTCCTGTCATTGCTGTTATTCTGTTATCCAGTATGCAGGTTACTATTGGAATATTATTATAAATTGAATCCATTAACCCTGTTATTCCTGAGTGGAAGAATGTGGAGTCACCAATAAAGGAAAATACCTTCTTTTTTCTTCCAGCAAGTGAATTTGCTTTTTCTATGCCAAGGCCTGCGGTTATTGAAGCTCCCATACATATAACTGTATCTGTAACGTTTAATGGAGCCACCATTCCAAGTGTATAGCACCCTATATCACCTGTGGCAATAATGTCCTTATATTTTGAAACAGCATAAAAAATTCCTCTATGAGGACAGCCGGGGCATAAAACGGGAGGTCTTGATGGTGCTTTAATATCCGTACTATAATTTGCTTCAGCCTGTTTTCCAAAAACAGCTTTTCTTATAACTTCAGGACTGAGTTCATCACAAATTGGAATTATATCCTTTCCTATACATGAAATCCCCATAATCTTAATTGCATTTTCTAAATATGGCTCATTTTCCTCTATAACATATAATTTTTCTACTTTCTTGGAAAATTCCCTAATCATTTTATCCGGCAATGGATAAGACATTCCTATTTTCAAATATGATGCAGTATCACCAAATACTTCTTTAGCGTACTGATAGCTTATCCCGCTTGTAACAATGCCTATTTTGGTGTCACCCATTTCAATTCTGTTAAGATCACTGCTGTTTGAATAATCCTGAAGCTTTTTAAGTCTTTCCTCTACTTCATAATGCTTCTGTTTTGAATGAGCTGGTATCATTATATATTTCTTAATGTTCTTCTCATAATCCTTAATTCCAACATCCTGCTTTTCTCCAAGTTCAACTATGCTTTTTGAATGAGATATTCTTGTGCTGCTCCTGAAAAGTACAACTGTATCAAACATTTCGCTTATTTTATATGCTTCTTTTATGAAATCCTTACATTCCTGTGAATCTGAGGGTTCCACCATGGCAATTTTAGCATGAGGCGCATATAATCTGTTATCCTGCTCATTTTGTGATGAATGCATTCCTGGATCATCTGCAGTTACTACAACAAATC
This window harbors:
- the iorA gene encoding indolepyruvate ferredoxin oxidoreductase subunit alpha encodes the protein MKVIMSGNEAIARGAYEAGCKVASAYPGTPSTEILENLAVYDGVYAEWAPNEKVAFEVASGASIGGARSLTTMKHVGLNVAADPMFTMGYEGVNGGFVVVTADDPGMHSSQNEQDNRLYAPHAKIAMVEPSDSQECKDFIKEAYKISEMFDTVVLFRSSTRISHSKSIVELGEKQDVGIKDYEKNIKKYIMIPAHSKQKHYEVEERLKKLQDYSNSSDLNRIEMGDTKIGIVTSGISYQYAKEVFGDTASYLKIGMSYPLPDKMIREFSKKVEKLYVIEENEPYLENAIKIMGISCIGKDIIPICDELSPEVIRKAVFGKQAEANYSTDIKAPSRPPVLCPGCPHRGIFYAVSKYKDIIATGDIGCYTLGMVAPLNVTDTVICMGASITAGLGIEKANSLAGRKKKVFSFIGDSTFFHSGITGLMDSIYNNIPIVTCILDNRITAMTGHQENPGTGRTLQGKPTVIIDIEKVVLALGIKEENIRVVDPYNLSETEEAVKEAYESTDPFVLIVKRACALKKDVLKQRAGLKCKIDPELCKKCKACLKTGCPALQYKNGIVSIDENMCNGCELCKQVCRFNAIEKVGE
- a CDS encoding indolepyruvate oxidoreductase subunit beta is translated as MDKVKSVLFVGVGGQGTILASKILTLGLLNNGYDVKMSEIHGMAQRGGSVSTQVRFGQKVYSPLIEKGTADVIVAFEKSEAARWLPYLKKDGYLVINDYEIYPVPVLIGAEKYPEDVNAKLKATVSNTVIIDAAEEAKKLGNIKAQNVVLLGALIKVLGLSSINWNKIIEQTVPAKAIELNKKALVKGMEA